From the genome of Streptomyces sp. NBC_01341, one region includes:
- a CDS encoding AfsR/SARP family transcriptional regulator, producing the protein MDGDGPGVRVPEPRAPRERAAGAGLRFTVLGPVRAWRDGESLPSGSPQQRALLAALLLRDGRTATAAELIDALWGDDPPPRALATVRTYASRLRKTLGQDTLVSEAGGYAVRVPREALDLTLAQDLASEAEKARSGGDRSRARTLINKLLGLWDGEALASLPGPYADNRRAGLEEWRLQLVETRLDLDLEVGAHAEAVSELTALTAAHPLRERLRELLMVALYRSGRQAEALAVYADTRRLLAEELGVDPRPELAALQQRILRADEDLALAAEETAAPAPAPLRPAQLPATVPDFTGRSSFVRELGGRLATAEGSVMAVSALAGIGGVGKTTLAVHVAHQARRHFPDGQLYVDLQGAGARAAEPETVLGSFLRALGTADSAIPDSLDERAALYRSTLDGRRVLVLLDNAHDAAQIRPLLPGTEGCAALVTSRVRMIDLAGAHLVDLDVMSPEEALQLFTRIVGEERVHSEREAALDVVAACGFLPLAIRIAASRLASRRTWTVSVLAAKLADERRRLDELQAGDLAVKATFELGYGQLEPAQARAFRLLGLADGPDISLAAAAALLNLGTRTAEDLLESLVDTSLLESAAPGRYRYHDLVRLYARACAERDEHPPVERDLALSRLLDFYLATAAGVYALERPGDRLVDHVEPTEHPGLSFRDRHTALDWLYAEAGPLLSCVQQSYGPGTLRRAVDLLWASLDLGESGADAKQYEKVAISVLNAARAGGDRRTEVRALMTLADVHHTSGRFDQAEEEAQQVMRLVDADTDPLPGCWAANARGIMALYQSRHEDGEKHLTQAIASFRRIDDRPGEASALCNLSRIHLATGRITSAVSLAQEGTAIYDGMGHALRSANGRYALGMAHTQSGQFAEAADSLLEALGVFRDSRQRLWEGMTLFRLAEVDLAAGAAADAATKAEQALTALRGIGGAWRRGNVLTVLGRALAGIGQIGRAEACWHEALTLYDELGSHEADDVRALLSSGDSVTV; encoded by the coding sequence ATGGACGGCGACGGGCCCGGAGTGCGCGTGCCGGAGCCGCGCGCTCCGCGGGAACGCGCGGCCGGCGCCGGACTGCGCTTCACCGTGCTCGGCCCCGTACGCGCCTGGCGGGACGGCGAGTCCCTGCCGTCCGGGTCACCGCAGCAACGGGCCCTGCTGGCCGCCCTCCTCCTGCGCGACGGCCGCACCGCGACGGCGGCCGAACTCATCGACGCCCTCTGGGGCGACGATCCCCCGCCCAGGGCCCTGGCGACCGTACGGACCTACGCGTCCCGGCTCCGCAAGACCCTGGGCCAGGACACCCTGGTCAGCGAGGCCGGGGGGTACGCGGTCCGGGTCCCGCGCGAGGCCCTGGACCTGACACTCGCTCAGGACCTGGCGTCCGAGGCGGAGAAGGCCCGGAGCGGCGGTGACCGGTCCCGGGCCCGCACGCTCATCAACAAGCTGCTGGGCCTCTGGGACGGCGAGGCACTCGCCTCCCTCCCGGGCCCCTACGCGGACAACCGGCGCGCCGGGCTGGAGGAGTGGCGCCTCCAGCTCGTCGAGACCCGGCTCGACCTCGACCTCGAGGTGGGCGCCCACGCCGAGGCCGTCTCCGAACTGACCGCGCTCACCGCGGCCCACCCCCTGCGCGAGCGGCTGCGCGAGCTGCTGATGGTCGCCCTGTACCGCAGCGGCCGGCAGGCCGAGGCCCTGGCGGTGTACGCCGACACCCGCAGGCTGCTCGCCGAGGAGCTGGGCGTCGACCCGCGCCCCGAACTGGCCGCGCTCCAGCAGCGGATCCTGAGGGCCGACGAGGATCTGGCCCTCGCGGCCGAGGAGACGGCCGCCCCGGCGCCCGCACCGCTGCGCCCCGCCCAGCTGCCCGCCACCGTCCCGGACTTCACCGGCCGCTCCTCCTTCGTACGCGAGCTGGGAGGCCGGCTCGCGACCGCCGAGGGGTCGGTCATGGCGGTCTCCGCCCTGGCCGGCATCGGCGGGGTCGGCAAGACGACGCTCGCCGTGCACGTCGCGCACCAGGCCCGCAGGCACTTCCCCGACGGCCAGCTCTATGTCGACCTGCAGGGGGCGGGGGCGCGCGCCGCCGAGCCCGAGACGGTGCTCGGCTCCTTCCTCCGGGCCCTCGGCACCGCCGACTCCGCCATCCCGGACTCCCTGGACGAACGGGCGGCCCTCTACCGCTCCACCCTCGACGGGCGGCGCGTCCTGGTCCTGCTGGACAACGCCCACGACGCGGCGCAGATCCGGCCCCTGCTCCCCGGCACCGAGGGCTGCGCCGCGCTGGTCACCAGCCGGGTCCGCATGATCGACCTGGCCGGCGCACACCTGGTGGACCTGGACGTGATGTCCCCGGAGGAGGCCCTGCAGCTCTTCACCCGCATCGTCGGCGAGGAGCGCGTCCACTCCGAGCGCGAGGCCGCCCTGGACGTGGTGGCCGCCTGCGGCTTCCTGCCGCTGGCCATCCGCATCGCGGCCTCGCGGCTCGCCTCGCGCCGCACCTGGACGGTCTCGGTCCTCGCGGCGAAGCTCGCCGACGAGCGCCGGCGGCTGGACGAACTCCAGGCGGGCGACCTCGCGGTGAAGGCCACCTTCGAGCTGGGGTACGGCCAGCTGGAGCCGGCCCAAGCGCGCGCCTTCCGGCTGCTGGGCCTGGCGGACGGGCCCGACATCTCCCTCGCGGCGGCGGCCGCACTCCTGAACCTGGGGACCCGGACGGCGGAGGACCTCCTGGAGTCGCTGGTCGACACCAGCCTCCTGGAATCCGCGGCCCCGGGCCGCTACCGCTACCACGACCTGGTGCGCCTCTACGCGCGTGCATGCGCGGAACGGGACGAGCACCCGCCGGTGGAGAGGGACCTGGCGCTCTCGCGGCTCCTGGACTTCTACCTGGCGACGGCCGCGGGCGTCTACGCGCTGGAGAGGCCCGGTGACCGTCTCGTGGACCACGTGGAGCCGACCGAGCACCCCGGTCTGTCGTTCCGCGACCGGCACACGGCACTGGACTGGCTGTACGCCGAGGCGGGCCCCCTGCTCTCCTGCGTACAGCAGTCGTACGGTCCCGGCACGCTGCGCAGGGCCGTGGACCTGCTGTGGGCGTCGCTCGACCTCGGGGAGTCCGGCGCCGACGCGAAGCAGTACGAGAAGGTCGCGATCTCGGTGCTGAACGCCGCGCGGGCGGGCGGCGACCGGCGTACCGAGGTCAGGGCGCTGATGACGCTCGCCGACGTGCACCACACCTCGGGCAGGTTCGACCAGGCGGAGGAGGAGGCCCAGCAGGTGATGCGGCTCGTCGACGCCGACACGGACCCGCTGCCGGGCTGCTGGGCCGCGAACGCGCGCGGCATCATGGCGCTCTACCAGAGCCGCCACGAGGACGGGGAGAAGCATCTCACCCAGGCCATCGCCAGCTTCCGGCGCATCGACGACCGGCCCGGCGAGGCGAGCGCGCTCTGCAACCTGTCGCGCATCCACCTGGCGACGGGCCGGATCACGAGCGCGGTGTCCCTCGCCCAGGAGGGCACGGCGATCTACGACGGGATGGGGCACGCCCTGCGGAGTGCCAACGGCCGTTACGCGCTGGGCATGGCCCACACGCAGAGCGGCCAGTTCGCCGAGGCCGCGGACAGTCTCCTGGAGGCACTCGGCGTCTTCCGTGACAGCCGCCAGCGCCTGTGGGAGGGGATGACCCTCTTCCGTCTGGCCGAGGTGGACCTGGCGGCCGGAGCGGCGGCGGACGCGGCGACCAAGGCGGAGCAGGCCCTGACCGCCCTGCGGGGCATCGGTGGTGCGTGGCGGCGGGGCAATGTCCTCACGGTGCTCGGCCGCGCCCTCGCGGGCATCGGTCAGATCGGGCGGGCGGAGGCCTGCTGGCACGAGGCGCTCACCCTCTACGACGAGCTGGGGTCGCACGAGGCCGACGACGTGCGGGCCCTGCTCTCCTCCGGCGACTCCGTGACGGTCTGA
- a CDS encoding serine/threonine-protein kinase, whose amino-acid sequence MEQLTQHDPRRIGPFEVLGRLGAGGMGLVYLARSASGRRVAIKTVRTELAEDQLFRVRFTREVEAARAVSGFYTAAVVDADPRAAVPWLATAYVPAPSLEEIVSECGPMPTQAVRWLAAGIAEALQSIHGAGLVHRDLKPSNVLVVEDGPRVIDFGIASGVSNTRLTMTNVAVGTPAYMSPEQARDSRSVTGASDIFSLGSTLVFAATGHAPFHGANPVETVFMLLREGPDTHGLPDDLRPLIESCMQMDATRRPSPADLQAQLAPHLFGSGSDDSGTASAWLPTVATAMIERRRGGGRTVAAPPAPVVVPPPPRQPPAGADRGTAWGSAGEPRTAPAPAPAPDGGPVRLTGAQVPIGPGPRPVDVRGPAAAHADPATGWVRPPGGQTATPPTAPVVPAPAPAQDAAATAPERWRPWRFRMSNDVWGTPVVVGDLLYVTSFEVHALDVGNGRRQFKTRDVAWSMAVDGGRIHASDGPSLYALDAATGAERWRLRTDAWVYSLKADRGTVLTATRGGGVQAWEASSGEKLWETRGAQTDFETPEAGPVIHDGTVFLWQEARLRAVDARTGAERWSYPVGDAASCGGVPVRVTPAPDGFVYIAAGTRVLAVDSASGRVRWHFESPAVFLSPPAFAPGPAVTGGGVYLADYLGTVYALDASTGKDRWRIATEARQSVEPVLVGAGNVHVGSGSALYTLDAVTGTPKWRFAAGGEVVGSPVVADGRVHFGSADHVLYTLDAAGGQLRWKLATGGEITGSPVAQAGVVYACSKDRCVYALDALKGTGTGNRAHA is encoded by the coding sequence GTGGAACAGCTGACGCAGCATGACCCGCGGCGGATCGGCCCGTTCGAGGTGCTGGGACGGCTCGGAGCCGGGGGCATGGGGCTGGTCTATCTCGCGCGGTCGGCGTCGGGCCGACGGGTCGCGATCAAGACCGTGCGTACGGAATTGGCCGAGGACCAGCTGTTCCGGGTCCGTTTCACGCGCGAGGTGGAGGCCGCCCGCGCGGTCAGCGGCTTCTACACCGCCGCCGTGGTCGACGCCGACCCGAGGGCCGCCGTGCCCTGGCTGGCGACCGCCTACGTCCCCGCCCCCTCCCTCGAGGAGATAGTGAGTGAGTGCGGGCCGATGCCGACGCAGGCCGTGCGCTGGCTGGCCGCGGGCATCGCGGAGGCCCTGCAGTCGATCCACGGGGCCGGGCTGGTGCACCGCGACCTGAAGCCGTCCAACGTGCTCGTGGTCGAGGACGGGCCCCGGGTCATCGACTTCGGCATCGCGTCCGGCGTCTCCAACACCCGGCTGACCATGACGAACGTGGCGGTGGGCACCCCCGCCTACATGTCTCCCGAGCAGGCCCGCGACTCGCGCAGCGTGACGGGCGCGAGCGACATCTTCTCGCTGGGCTCCACCCTCGTCTTCGCGGCGACGGGGCACGCGCCCTTCCACGGGGCGAATCCGGTCGAGACCGTGTTCATGCTGCTGCGGGAGGGCCCCGACACCCACGGGCTGCCCGACGACCTGCGTCCGCTCATCGAGTCCTGCATGCAGATGGACGCGACCCGGCGGCCCAGCCCGGCCGATCTGCAGGCCCAGCTGGCCCCGCACCTCTTCGGATCAGGCAGTGACGACAGCGGGACCGCCTCGGCCTGGCTGCCGACCGTGGCGACCGCGATGATCGAACGCCGCCGCGGCGGTGGCCGCACCGTCGCCGCCCCGCCCGCGCCGGTCGTCGTGCCGCCGCCCCCGCGGCAGCCGCCGGCCGGGGCCGACCGCGGGACGGCGTGGGGCAGCGCGGGGGAACCACGGACCGCGCCCGCCCCGGCACCGGCGCCCGACGGCGGTCCCGTGCGGCTGACCGGCGCGCAGGTGCCGATCGGGCCCGGCCCGCGCCCCGTGGACGTACGCGGGCCCGCCGCCGCGCACGCCGACCCGGCCACCGGCTGGGTGCGTCCGCCCGGCGGGCAGACGGCGACACCGCCCACGGCGCCGGTGGTCCCCGCCCCCGCGCCCGCCCAGGACGCGGCGGCCACCGCACCGGAACGCTGGCGGCCGTGGCGCTTCCGCATGTCGAACGACGTGTGGGGCACGCCCGTCGTCGTGGGTGACCTGCTGTACGTGACGTCCTTCGAGGTCCACGCCCTGGACGTGGGCAACGGGCGGCGTCAGTTCAAGACCCGGGACGTGGCCTGGTCGATGGCGGTCGACGGCGGCCGGATCCACGCCTCGGACGGCCCGTCGCTGTACGCGCTGGACGCGGCGACCGGCGCCGAGCGCTGGCGGCTGCGGACGGACGCCTGGGTGTACTCCCTCAAGGCCGACCGTGGCACCGTCCTGACCGCCACGCGTGGGGGCGGCGTGCAGGCGTGGGAGGCCTCCAGCGGCGAGAAGCTGTGGGAGACCAGGGGCGCCCAGACGGACTTCGAGACGCCGGAGGCGGGGCCCGTCATCCACGACGGCACCGTGTTCCTGTGGCAGGAGGCGCGGCTGCGGGCCGTGGACGCGCGCACCGGCGCGGAGCGCTGGTCGTACCCCGTGGGCGACGCCGCGTCCTGCGGCGGGGTGCCGGTCCGGGTGACTCCGGCGCCGGACGGTTTCGTGTACATCGCGGCGGGCACCCGGGTGCTGGCCGTGGACAGCGCCTCGGGGCGCGTGCGCTGGCACTTCGAATCGCCGGCCGTCTTCCTGTCCCCGCCCGCCTTCGCGCCCGGCCCGGCGGTCACCGGCGGCGGGGTGTACCTCGCCGACTACCTCGGCACCGTGTACGCCCTGGACGCCTCGACCGGCAAGGACCGGTGGCGGATCGCGACGGAGGCCCGCCAGTCCGTCGAGCCCGTCCTGGTCGGTGCAGGAAACGTCCACGTCGGCAGCGGCAGCGCGCTGTACACGCTGGACGCGGTCACGGGCACGCCCAAGTGGCGCTTCGCCGCGGGCGGCGAGGTCGTCGGCTCCCCGGTCGTGGCCGACGGCCGCGTCCACTTCGGTTCGGCGGACCACGTGCTGTACACCCTGGACGCGGCCGGCGGCCAGCTCCGCTGGAAGCTGGCCACGGGCGGCGAGATCACCGGTTCCCCGGTGGCGCAGGCGGGGGTCGTGTACGCGTGCAGCAAGGACCGCTGCGTGTACGCCCTGGACGCGCTGAAGGGCACGGGGACGGGCAACCGCGCCCACGCCTGA
- a CDS encoding VOC family protein — protein sequence MAVFASVPCWVDVQLSDLEAGKRFYGGLFGWTFRAGDGMPFADAYSEGRLVAALAAKKDGRMPTTWGVYFSTDDILATVAAVRDAGGRIITDPVRAGRAGVLAQAADPGGAVFGLWQAGDRAGFERQNEPGAFCWTEVYTRQPERVDAFYEEVLGFQGTDIELPGPSGGAGGAEKYRMWSPAGTEPGDDTAIGGRAVITDAFPEMLPSYFLSYFAVKDCVRTAETAVRLGGRITAPPMDIPYGRMAVLQDDQGAAFAVLQPAELLP from the coding sequence ATGGCCGTATTCGCGTCGGTGCCGTGCTGGGTGGACGTACAGCTCTCCGACCTCGAGGCGGGCAAGCGCTTCTACGGCGGGCTCTTCGGATGGACCTTCCGCGCGGGGGACGGAATGCCCTTCGCCGACGCGTACAGCGAGGGAAGGCTCGTCGCCGCCCTGGCGGCCAAGAAGGACGGCCGCATGCCGACGACCTGGGGCGTCTACTTCTCCACGGACGACATCCTCGCCACCGTCGCCGCCGTCAGGGACGCGGGCGGCCGCATCATCACCGACCCGGTGCGCGCGGGCCGGGCCGGTGTCCTGGCCCAGGCCGCGGACCCGGGAGGGGCGGTGTTCGGCCTCTGGCAGGCGGGCGACCGCGCCGGCTTCGAGCGGCAGAACGAGCCGGGGGCCTTCTGCTGGACCGAGGTGTACACCCGGCAGCCGGAGCGCGTGGACGCCTTCTACGAGGAGGTCCTGGGCTTCCAGGGCACCGACATCGAACTCCCGGGGCCCTCCGGCGGCGCGGGAGGGGCGGAGAAGTACCGGATGTGGTCCCCCGCCGGGACCGAACCGGGCGACGACACCGCGATCGGCGGGCGCGCCGTCATCACGGACGCGTTCCCCGAGATGCTGCCCAGCTATTTCCTCAGCTACTTCGCCGTCAAGGACTGCGTCCGCACCGCCGAGACCGCAGTGCGCCTCGGTGGCCGGATCACGGCCCCGCCCATGGACATCCCGTACGGGCGGATGGCCGTGCTGCAGGACGACCAGGGCGCCGCGTTCGCCGTGCTGCAGCCGGCCGAGTTGCTGCCCTGA
- a CDS encoding TetR family transcriptional regulator — MTGQVRTVDGRVAGRRGQETRQKLLDCLSEMLSSSPYRDVKVIDVARKAGTSPATFYQYFPDVEGAVLEIAEEMAKEGAGLTELVGGRSWVGKAGWQTSEELVDGFLDFWRRHDAILRVVDLGAAEGDKRFYKIRMKVLNSVTGSLADAVKELQGKGRVDKDVSPAAVAGSLVVMLAGAASHQKGFTTWGVKQAELRSNLALLVHLGITGKKPAR; from the coding sequence ATGACAGGACAAGTGCGCACCGTCGACGGCCGCGTGGCTGGTCGGCGAGGTCAGGAGACGCGGCAGAAGCTGCTCGACTGCCTCAGCGAGATGCTCAGCTCCTCGCCGTACCGGGACGTCAAAGTCATCGACGTGGCCCGTAAGGCGGGGACTTCACCCGCGACTTTCTACCAGTATTTCCCCGATGTCGAGGGCGCCGTTCTCGAAATCGCCGAGGAAATGGCCAAGGAAGGTGCCGGGCTGACCGAACTGGTCGGCGGCCGCTCCTGGGTCGGCAAGGCCGGCTGGCAGACCTCCGAAGAACTCGTCGACGGATTCCTCGACTTCTGGCGCCGCCACGACGCGATCCTGCGGGTCGTCGACCTCGGCGCGGCCGAGGGAGACAAGCGGTTCTACAAGATCCGCATGAAGGTCCTCAACTCGGTCACCGGCTCTCTGGCCGACGCGGTCAAGGAACTGCAGGGCAAGGGCAGGGTGGACAAGGACGTCAGTCCCGCGGCGGTCGCGGGTTCCCTGGTCGTCATGCTCGCGGGGGCCGCCTCGCACCAGAAGGGCTTCACCACCTGGGGCGTGAAGCAGGCGGAACTCCGTTCCAACCTCGCCCTGTTGGTCCACCTGGGTATCACCGGCAAGAAGCCGGCCAGGTAG
- a CDS encoding pyridoxine/pyridoxamine 5'-phosphate oxidase, whose translation MSDAQQTFRELLRAQRVWDVPLPRFDPSTAPAGPLALFHDWFAEAVAAGQTEPHTMTLATADAGGRPDVRTLMLHDADGQGWHFATHSTSAKGRQLAARPYAALGFYWPAQGRQVRVRGTVVAAGREESRADLRARSAGALASALTGSQSEVLPSHDDLVRASEAAWERARAEPDTEAGTWTLYVVEPEEVEFFQGDAWRRHVRLRYRREGEDWTRELLWP comes from the coding sequence ATGAGCGATGCACAGCAGACCTTCCGCGAACTGCTCCGCGCACAGCGCGTCTGGGACGTGCCCCTCCCCCGGTTCGACCCGTCCACCGCGCCCGCCGGCCCCCTCGCCCTCTTCCACGACTGGTTCGCCGAGGCGGTGGCCGCCGGGCAGACCGAACCGCACACCATGACCCTGGCCACGGCGGACGCCGGGGGCCGCCCCGATGTGCGCACCCTGATGCTGCACGACGCGGACGGACAGGGCTGGCACTTCGCCACGCACTCCACCAGCGCGAAAGGGCGCCAGCTCGCCGCCCGCCCCTACGCCGCCCTCGGCTTCTACTGGCCCGCCCAGGGCCGCCAGGTGCGGGTGCGCGGGACGGTCGTCGCCGCGGGCAGGGAGGAGAGCCGGGCGGATCTGCGGGCCCGGTCGGCCGGCGCGCTGGCCTCCGCGCTGACCGGCTCACAGAGCGAGGTGCTGCCCTCCCACGACGACCTCGTGCGGGCCTCGGAGGCCGCCTGGGAGCGCGCGCGGGCGGAGCCGGACACCGAGGCGGGCACCTGGACGCTGTACGTGGTCGAGCCGGAGGAGGTGGAGTTCTTCCAGGGGGACGCGTGGCGGCGGCACGTGCGGCTGCGCTACCGCCGGGAGGGCGAGGACTGGACCCGCGAGCTTCTCTGGCCGTGA
- the htpX gene encoding zinc metalloprotease HtpX: protein MARSRSRYAPDRGLTTRMVSTMFFIGLLYVVLVGVLLAVLRGAWPIVLIVAGGLFVAQFWFSDRIAAYGMGAREVTPQEAPELHGAIDRICALADMPKPRVAVARSDVPNAFATGRSERSALVCATTGLLRRLEPEELEGVLAHEMSHVAHRDVAVMTIASFLGVLAGVVTRVALWGGLARNSRGNDPAGIIIMLIPLISAVVYALSFLLTRLLSRYRELSADRTAALLTGRPSALASALTKVSGQMARIPTEDLRKAEPYNAFYFVPAFAAKESLSRLLSSHPTLEQRLDQLARISADLSRP from the coding sequence ATGGCACGATCCCGTTCCCGCTACGCCCCGGACCGAGGGCTGACCACCCGCATGGTGAGCACGATGTTCTTCATCGGGCTGCTGTACGTCGTGCTCGTGGGCGTGCTCCTCGCCGTCCTGCGGGGCGCCTGGCCGATCGTCCTGATCGTCGCGGGCGGCCTCTTCGTCGCCCAGTTCTGGTTCAGCGACCGCATCGCGGCCTACGGGATGGGCGCCCGGGAGGTCACCCCGCAGGAAGCGCCGGAGCTGCACGGTGCGATCGACCGGATCTGCGCCCTGGCCGACATGCCCAAACCCCGGGTCGCGGTCGCGCGGAGCGACGTGCCGAACGCCTTCGCGACCGGCCGCAGCGAGAGATCGGCCCTCGTCTGCGCCACGACCGGGCTCCTGCGCAGACTGGAGCCCGAGGAACTCGAAGGCGTCCTGGCCCACGAGATGTCGCACGTCGCGCACCGGGACGTGGCCGTGATGACCATCGCCTCGTTCCTCGGGGTCCTCGCCGGGGTCGTGACGCGGGTCGCCCTGTGGGGCGGACTCGCCCGCAACAGCAGGGGAAACGATCCTGCGGGGATCATCATCATGCTCATCCCGCTGATCAGCGCAGTCGTCTACGCCCTGAGCTTCCTGCTGACGCGGCTGCTGTCCCGCTACCGCGAGCTCTCCGCGGACCGCACGGCCGCCCTGCTCACCGGCCGCCCCTCGGCCCTCGCCTCCGCCCTGACCAAGGTGAGTGGCCAGATGGCCCGGATCCCCACGGAGGACCTGCGGAAGGCCGAGCCGTACAACGCCTTCTACTTCGTGCCCGCCTTCGCCGCCAAGGAGAGCCTGAGCCGGCTGCTCTCCTCCCACCCGACCCTCGAACAGCGTCTGGACCAGCTGGCCCGCATCTCCGCCGACCTGTCCCGCCCGTGA
- the pspAB gene encoding PspA-associated protein PspAB produces MGLLDSILGRSKPVRPDLDQLFAVPSAALTLRAGTGFAPTGVGSVCFAGVEGSAFARVRQDVLDLLDADTGRGGAPVEFSRDAYGYTWLRARRAPDDTAALVNDLHAVNSLLQEGGFGPQLLCSLIGFRDPEGRSLALVYLYKRGTFYPFAPAPDGGEKRDGQLELQVRAVLGDDLRVEADLARWFPVWGAPGL; encoded by the coding sequence GTGGGCCTGCTCGACAGCATCCTGGGGCGCAGCAAGCCCGTGCGCCCCGATCTCGACCAGCTCTTCGCCGTGCCCTCCGCGGCGCTCACCCTCCGGGCGGGAACGGGTTTCGCGCCCACCGGAGTCGGTTCGGTGTGTTTCGCCGGGGTGGAGGGCAGCGCGTTCGCCCGCGTCCGGCAGGACGTTCTGGACCTGCTGGACGCGGACACCGGGCGCGGCGGGGCCCCGGTGGAGTTCAGCCGGGACGCCTACGGCTACACCTGGCTGCGGGCCCGCCGGGCCCCCGACGACACGGCGGCGCTGGTGAACGACCTGCACGCGGTCAACAGCCTTCTCCAGGAAGGTGGTTTCGGGCCGCAACTGCTCTGCTCGCTGATCGGTTTCCGCGATCCGGAGGGGCGCTCGCTCGCACTGGTCTACCTCTACAAGCGGGGCACCTTCTACCCGTTCGCCCCCGCGCCGGACGGCGGCGAGAAGCGCGACGGCCAACTGGAGCTGCAGGTGAGGGCCGTGCTCGGCGACGACCTCCGGGTGGAGGCCGACCTCGCGCGCTGGTTCCCCGTCTGGGGTGCCCCCGGCCTCTGA